Within Takifugu flavidus isolate HTHZ2018 chromosome 12, ASM371156v2, whole genome shotgun sequence, the genomic segment aagaaatggaaaaattaaCTGAAGAGtcttcattttaaaactattggcagaggagaagagatgaggagggtcTCCTCTTTATAGAGGTTTGAGTGGCTGAACAGATATAGACACCGAAGATCTCGCTATCAATCAAGACACGATCAGTAAATAAGCAAAGTGAGGAGGGACCGAGCTGCAACCTATCTTTTGCATCTGcgaacacacacgcagacacgtaATATACACAAATACAATCCCGCTGTTCCCTCCGTTCTGTCCTTCTGTAAGCACCACCGACCGCCCTGGGGTCAAACACAAGGGGGGGTTCTCAGTCAGGCTAGTACAGGCAAGAAACATAAACGTTGCCGCTACAGTTTTAATTCTGGTAATCAGATTTTGAGAAGGTTTATCTTTGCAGAAATACATGTGAAGCCGGAACACCTGATTTCAAAAGGTGGTTCTGTATAATTCAGTCTCCTGTGTTGGCTTTTCTAGTCTTGCGAGGCCCAGCGCATTGCTGTGTCTTTCCGAATGTTGCTATAAAACTTGTTTACTCAACACGTCCTGCTCTTTCGATCTAGAGTTTCTGCCTCCTGTACCCTTGGATATGTGCACTGGCCTATTTTGGATGGATAAGGTGGTTTTGAGTACGGCCCTCATCTGCCTgagcgcctgtgtgtgtttgcctttgaCCAGTAAATCCTTAAACTGGAAcagttttctgtgtttgcacaggTGAGGACAATATTTCAACAAAAAGGGCTGCAGGCCAGTTTCTTGCCCAAAGTTATGAAAAAAGCTTAGTAGGTCAATAACTTGAAACATGTAGCAACAACATGGAATTTTAGAGCTTATGTGGTGTAGGTAGCAGAGAAGGCATGAAAATCACCTATTTTTTAGGCTCCTATCAAGCCGGTCATGACATAAACCGACCGCTGGTTAACCTCTGTTGActctgacgtgtgtgtgtcatccTTTTGGTCCTTATACTGTAAATTTGATCATTTCTTCCCAATATCACCCCCACTTGCATATGTCCCTCCAGAGTTGATGTATGTGGATTGGAGCCTTatctgtattcacacatgctgaCCAGTTGATCCAGCCCTCTCTCAGCAGAGGTACACTAGATCAGCATGTCGATCTTCTGCCCgcatctgtatttttattttactttgatTAGAGCTAAAATAGCCCGTCTCAGTGTCAGCAGCTCCTTTGAGGTCAACAGCAGTAAAGAAATTAGACGTCATCCAGGCCTCCAGGAATTCACAcattttcctccacttcctgtccctcctCTTAATGCAGACAAGTGAGGAGCAGGGGTGAGGTGAGGAGATTATAACACTAGAATGGCTGTTTGATGAAGCACAGAGGAGGCACGGAGCGGCGACGTTAGTGGAGGCCATCAAGCAACACTTCTgtcttcctccacccccccacacacacctctaatTCCTTCGCTCCTCTCTTTGTGAGACAGAGTGATGTGACAGTAGAGAGCAGACAATGTCGGGTTACCCTGGTAATTTGGGATGGAGGACGGAAGCATCCTAGGCAGCGCGAGTCCCAGTGATGATTCACCAGCCTGCGCGATGAAAGGGTGACGACCCCAATTTGAGtaaggcaggaggaggagaaggcggaTGAGGAAGGAGGGATAATAAGGAGGTGGGGATGGTAATGCCTACGTCAGTGGTACTTGCTAATAGGCAGATGTCCTTGTCCCTGATTCTAGTAAATCATCTCTGCTGACGGAGAataaaaggaaggaagaggaggacagaaggaaatAAGCAAGGCGCAGATTGACATCTGTATATGTGGGGAGTTGGTTTGAATTtatgaaaataataaataaagcgGTAGTTCCAGCCACTACTGGATGGAAGTTTAAAGTGTTTGTGGGCCGGGTTGTGTCCACAGTGGGAAGCAGGTGATGGGAGTTGGGGAGGGGGGACTGCTCTGAGACTTTAGTGGACATACCCACATCCACATCTTGGATTAATGTCTGGTCCCCAGGTGATCGCTAAGAGCCCTTCCCAAGGGCCCGGGACACCTAAACTGGTCCTTGAATTTATTCGTTGTCTCCAGTCACACCTTCTCTGGACCCAAccaagagcaaaacaagacTCAGGCCCTTAACGCCGCCATCCCTGAGGTAATAATTTCTGTTTGGTAACAATGGCGGAATAAACTCAAAAACTGGTACATTCCATACTGCTGGTCCTAAACCTGCCTCGCTGTCGGCACCAGCTAACGTTGTTCTACCCTGCAGACTCACCTAATGGCCACAGGAAGATAAACTTTCACAAGAATGCGATATTCTTCCAGATTGGATTGCAGACTGCATCCCTCACCTCCCCCCGTCCCAAACACTCTGGGGCAGCTTCCCCACTAAATGCAGCCGTCTCTCCTCCCAAACATGCATATCTTTTAATGCAATACTCtctgcacacagcagcacatctTTCCCCCACCAAAGATGTGGATAGTAATGATTTGCTGCAAGAGTGGGCACAGCCAGTGGAAGTCAGGACTGGGACTGGGCATGTGGACAGCTCTAACGGGACACCACTTCCTATTTTAGTCTAATTAAAGGATTGTAGCACTGAAATGGAAACTGCTTCAACAGCGTGGGGCTGACCACTCTGGGGGGAAACCAGCAATTTGCGCAGCCTTTGAAGGATGAGGTTAAAATGAGCCCGATAACAGTCGGACATGATACCAACTacggtgtctgtgtgtggctaCTGACCAGTAGCTACGCTCAGACAAATCCACGTGCGTTTGAGGCTAAATATAAATTGAATCCATAAATAATCACAAGGAGTAAACATACAAATGATGCACCCTTGTGTCAGTAACCCTGAGAAAAAGTTCAATGCTAGCATTTTGAAGTTTAGCTGGCCTATATATGATTATTTCTCCATCTTTTCCTGAGAACGTCCGGTTGCTAAAATCTGCTTGCTGTCTTTTAGTCACAGTCCTTTAAATATCAATATAAAAATGTCAGAAGCCTGTAAGTCTGCACGTCAACAAGGCTATTGataaaacaatcaatcaatcaagttGTCCTCTGATGTTTCAAAAGTAGTGATAGAAGGAGAATAAAGACAGCCGCTCAGGACATGCGTGGAATTTAAAGTCAAATGACATCAGAGCTAGCCTAAATTGAAGCCAGAACATCTCAATTAGCCCTCTGGTGGCAGGCTGGACTACAGGCCATAAATCCCATTTCTCAATGTCATCAGATGGAACAGAATTAAGTCTCAAAGCGAGCGTCAAATAAATTTTACCCAGAGATGGTTTGAGTCATAATGTCTCCAAACTGCAGGGACAGTTTGGATAAAGACTTTTGGCTCAGCGGCTTCACTGGGGATGGAATTGTTGAGGAATTATTGCGTTGGCAGGATTTatgctttaatatttcattgAATCTGACACTATAGGTAAGCACAATTACTCTAACATCGAATTAGACTTAATTAAAAGAATGGGACAACATGTATAGGTAATGACTGGCAGGAGGTCTATTCCCAAGGATTATAAACATGGTATCAGGGTAAATATTTGCCTTAAAAAGTACTTCAAAACTTAAAATATAATGGGAATCACGTGCGTGTGaagcagtttttctttttgaaaaacGACTTTTTTGTATATACAGTACTAAGCAGTATTTTCGGAGGGGGGATAAATAGAGGCAGTTGTGACATCAAATCATGGGCAAAAAGTCCTTCAGCTAAATCTCAAAGCTCCATTTTCTCACAGCGAGCTCCACAGGCCGCCCGTGCCGAGCAGATGATGGCATGACTGATTTCGGCGGGGCTTTGCCATCGCAGACACTAATTAGCAGCATCTTCCTGTGTTTACTCCTGTGGGACAGGGAGTGGGCCATGCTAGCATTTACAAGCTTCTATAGATAAATGCAGATAACTTTAATCTTCATTCTAATGAGCACTTCCCTTTCCTCCCACCTTCTCCTATGTCTTCCTGTCTAGACTCCAGTTCTGCATGTGTGTCCTCGCAAACATGTGGCATCCTAAACACCACTGTGCCCCCCCAATTTATCGAATATTTGCACCTTTCACAGCCTTTGCGGGAACATGGGCCATACTGTTgcagatgtgcagtaaatacGTACATAAATAATAGAAAATTCTGGCAGGTTCTGTGGTATGTTTGTGCGGGGGGCTGATGTTGGTTCTGCCATGCTGCCGGGCCAGCCTGCTTTATCTCTTTGTCCTTTCGAGTTGGGGAAGTGAGGCTGCCACCTGAACAATcactggagctcctccagcaccctccagcagcagaaattaAGGCAAACCTGGGAAACGAAGGTGACTCAGACAGTGGGAGCCCGTCTGGCTGATgtttggaggaaaacatcaccaATAATCGCCGCAGCAACACGTTGGGTTGCCATAGAAACGTCCTAAACAGCAGCAATGTTGACCGGCTGTTGAGGCTGTCCGGGACTGGTATTTGCACAAATGAAAGGAAGTGGAATTTCAACAGCAATGTTAGCTGCCTGCTGGAATCCAGAGTCCTGCACTTATACACTAGTCACCCGGACATTTGTGCTGGGACAATAAATGAATGTGTTCGATAATTCAGTCAAGATTGACTCTAGAAGTGCTTTCGAGAAACACCGAGCAAGCAGCCGTGGCAGGAAAAACGACCTTTTAGCAGGGAGAAACTGTGAACTGGGCCGGGCTCAtatgggggaccctcctgtgGAGGAGTAGCCGGGTAAAGGAGGACAAGACGGGATGAggcagggcaggaagaggagaacagaCACATACGTCAAAAACACGAATGCCTTCGACACACAATTATGTCCTACAGATTTAGACTCAAGACTGCAGGGTggctgggtcagaggtcacaaggTTGCCCCAGCAACACTGGTTAACCACAGCAGTCCAGGGGTTAATGACTCAATGACGACCATTCGTCGCAGCTCAATAAGACAACCATCCGCCGTGATAAATAAGCCAAGGGAGTTGTGTTCAGGCCCGGGTTCATACGGCAGTGCCACATCCATCGTGTGAGAGTTCTGGCAGATGCCTGAAGTCCTGAGCTCAGAAGTGTTTTGCTAATGCAGTGCAGGCAATGCTGCCGCTCCCAACATTTACCGGTACTCTCCCTTAATGAGTGTTCATTAGCGCAGTCACGACACCTCTGGTGTTCCCTTCAGGACCCTCCCCTTCCCGCGGCTACCTGAGCAGACGCGCAATTTGCTCAAATGTCATTGGGATCGTCTGCTCCTCCTAAAAATACACAACCATTAGGTCATTGTCCGATTATTTTTGTCTACTGGCAAAGGTTCGGGGGTGATTAAGTGGTTTTCTAAGTTATCAGACACCTACCAGGAAGTGCGACAGggccacaaacaggaagtagcagaATGTGCTTCCTGTTGGCCAGCAGTGTTATACTGGGCAGATTCCTACaagtctctcacacacacacggtgagtGGCAGGAATGTTTTTCCACTGGAATcttgcagcagcagactgtCAGGAAAGACAAAAGCCATAAGAGTAGataacattatgacagtgtgtTCTCCTGACGACAACGCATTAATCCAAATCCAGCTTTCAAAGGATCTTGTGGTCTCGAGGGGAACGCTTTGTTTCCTTCACCGGTGCATTCTGAACATATGACAGAATTCTAGACTCATTCACCGGGACACAAGCCCCAGATCATCCATACAAAATCAACAATAAAGGCAGCAAACACGAAGATCATGAGGAGTCAGAAGCTGCCAAGGACAACACGAGTTAGGACAAAGTCCTCTTTTACCTTTAAATCAGTCAACAGTGAGTGgtcttaatttaaaataaataaataaatcattccTAAAGAAAATGCATGAAAACAACATCCTATCATATATAAAGCAGCTCAACACAAATCCAAAGCCtagttgttgatgatgatgatgctgacaATTCCACGTCAGTGCGGCGAAGAATATACGTCTGCGAGAAGACGTAGAGAGAAAGCTCAAACCGATGTGACAGAGGATCATCGCAGGGGCGAGAAGTGAGCGAGCAGCTGCTTGCACAACCCCGCCGTGTATATGAAATTATCATTGCTCGTCCTTGAGGGCTTCCTGATTAAATCACAAAGGCTCGGTGACGTCACGCGATCTTTAAGTCATGTTTTGGATTAGGGAGGGCGATCTGGAGTgacggggagaggagggagctggaTGAGTCACTGATGAGTGCCTCCACTGAGTGGTCAGATAATTCAGGTACAAAACCAGACACGGGCACCGAGCGACCGTCTAATGGCACTCAAATAAAATGACTTATTGAGAACTCGCAAAATACACCTTTTAGTAAGATTAAATATTATTGATGctttgtcctcccccttcttcctGAGAGGCCGGTGCTAATCGATGACCAGTCCCGCTTCCGACCGTTACAACCATGACGAAGAACCAAACATGTGTCTCTGCCAGATCGGGGCTCAGTCTTGGGGGTGGGAGCATTACAGAGAAATTGGAGGTGAATCAGTCAGAATTTATTTTCCATTCTTAGTCAAGTCACACTGGTAGTTTTTGTCACGTACTCACTCAGAGAAGATTGTTCTGGATCTCCAGGACCAGAGCTACCAAACAAATGATTTTTCCTTGAATAACCTTAAAATATTCTAAATCCCCATTTTTGGTTAGGTTAAATTACAAAGCAACACCACAACAGTAAagatctttctttcttttttttatattccCTCCGCAAATAAAACCCAAATTGGTTGTGCAgatacaaaaacagaaaaaaagaaaagactacAAAGTGCAACTTTTCACCTAACTGATATTACAAAAGAAACAGACAATGTATCGATATCTATTGTGGCCTACACCAGTCTATCAAATCTGCAATAACTTCTGACCAAATTACTGTTGCATTAGAAAATGATTTCaataaatgttgctgttggtaCTCATCTTCTGAAAATACTGGCAATCTttagaaaaaaatcataatatAATTTGTTCTTCAGAAGACTTTGTCAGGGCAGATTTAGTGGTGAAACAACGCCCTCTTGTGCTGAAGGCCAAGAATTGGGTAGTCACAAAGTTCAAAAATAACTTTTAGAAACTTTCTGCTTGAGAGCAGTGACACTCAAATTTCAAACGTGTATGAAATCACATCCTGGCATCTTATCAAGGCCTCTTTTTGCACCCCgattggagtgtgcaggtctgAAACCTGGAAGTTCAGCACATCAATGTCCGATGCTCCAAACGTGGCTTCCACTTTTACGTTCTCATGCATGTCAAACTCAACCTTCTTGCCGGTCATGGAGAGGAGACATCGGAGGAAATTCTCCCTCAGCTGTGAACGGGCTTTttgttctctctgcagctgctcggcGTCAGCATCTGAAGGGATGGAAGTGGGGATGCTGGTGCGGCACAGAGCGATGAAGCGGGGCGAGTTGGGGTCAAATCCACGACTGTTGGGGTCGGGACCTTTTGGGAGGCGGATCACCGACACTGGCACTGCCATGCTGAAGTTTTATATTTCTGAAAGAGTTTTTTCAAAAGCATCAATTAATGCATTATTGAAACATTCAAGATGTTAAGCATGACAAATTTGAATGCATGCTATCACTTTTTAAGATGTGAAAAGATGTTAATTTCATACTAAATAGCTGCATGAGATGAATATACAGGTCATTTGAAACAAACAATTGTTAAATGAAGGACTTATAATTCAAtaatcgttaaaaaaaaaaaaacttggttCCAATTTAGCATTGTTGTTTCAGGGGTTTAGAATGTTTTAGCGTGAGTACCAAAAGATTGCGACAATGATTTTTTCCAACTCATTAAATGATAGTGATACGATTGGAAATCAGTGATGCTTTTTAATAAAACGCAAcattaaatgataaataaaaaaattgatGAAGCTACACTCATTCCTCTAATCGTTGAGCACTGTGTGCGTGTTAGCAATAACACACTATATCCATGTTTTACAACTCAGCAAGAtctattcatttaaaaataactgCCATTtgtaaaaataagaataatatatatatttttttatatactgACCGATTTTACCAACGTTTCCCTCCAGTGTACAACAGCAGTTAGCAGTAaggtcttcctcttcttcttcgcTGGATATAATTGGTGGACTGATGCACACAATATCGCCCCCTGTGGACTGGAGTGTAACATGAAATGTGGGGGTCAACTTCATTCTGAATTCGAATTCGAGAAATACAAGCTTTGATACAGTAAAGAACTCACTGCGcgctgtaaaaaaataaatatatgaagATTTAGAATTTATATTATTAAAAGAGTAAAATGAGTTAAACAGATGCCATATACATTTCAAATGTAACAACTCCTGCAAGAGGCCTGCAAGATCTCAGATAAATCTTTGCCAAATTCTTTTGTCCATGGTGAAAACTCATTTTATGATCTGAAAAATTAAATGCAGATAAAAGTGAATGCTGTGTTGTTGGATGGTAGAAGCAAAAATTCAGGGATGAATACTTCCTCatacttttttaattttcatattCCAATCTAGTTTGCCAACAGAACTCCTCAAAGTAACAAATGAAATTTGTTGAGAGTGTCAGTGCTGTCGTCTCGTATTTGCTCGGGTGGTGGTTCTCATTCGGTTATCAGCAATTCCTGGCAGCCCTCATGACAGGTGGCATCTCTCGCCTTAACGCGTACCACCTTAGGAGTAGACTTGGACTTCTTTTATTGTCCTTGCACAATGATATTAAAGACAATGAAATttggaaacaaatgtatttgcaTTTGCTTCCAGAGttgtaaaatataaattaacACATAAATatacaacacaaaaacatgaaaacacaggtAAAAATTGTAATGAACATAAAGGCTGATTAAAATGTAGTGATACGGTGAAGTCATTTCCATATATTCCacgtatttaaaaaatgaaatccaAAAATACCTTCCACGTAGTTATgagaagagggaaaaatgtCCACCGCGGTGAAGAGACAGATATTGTCTCCGTGTATGTCTCCGGGTAGACCTCTCCTTCGCTCTCGGTAGAGTGCAACTCATTTAGAGAACTTTATAAGAACTCCCGTATTGCAAACATTACAGACGGCTGGAATACGCTTGACCAAGGGAGATATTGAGCTAAACTGCTAATATTTATGTAACAGGGCCTTTGTGTCATAATATGTTATGGGGCgtttaattacacaaaatatggTCTATACAGAATTTCCGGTGTCCTGCATTTAttcttctgtggtgtccccTATAAAAGTGATGGTGATCCTTCCGCCTCTCCCCTTTTGCAATATACTCTCATGGGAGAGGAACGGAAGCGGGCTGTTAACTGTTTGttcgtatttttatttgttgctgccaGAATAAAAAGAGAATCCTGGACACGAGagtctcattaaaacacaacgcAGAGTTCCACCAGTTACACTTGGTGCCGTTCGACCCGTCCGGACTCTGGCTGCGCCAACTGTGTACTGTCACGGGATTCTCCATGGAGTGAACTGTACTGTTTTTGATCGTCAGTGGGTCATCTTTTTTTTCAAGAGTTCACCAAGAGTTCACGCAGAGTTCCACCAGTTACATTtactcaaaacaaaaaaatgttaaaaatgcaacaaaaaaaaaaaaaaaaagtaaaatggaaaaagaggaggTGTAACTTGTGCACAGATCACTATCATCCAACACTGATTTTGACTCAATTGACCACTGGATTTGGGAGCTGTTGAGTTAAAATACTAatatttacagttaaaaaaatattgaaaatgcaaaaactattaaaatgcaaaaaaaaaggcatcaatTGTGACAGATCTACAATGAACTGGGACATTGATGTCAAACATTACACGCCCCATATTTGAGGCCACAGTTAACAAAATTGAAATGTCATGAAGGTCTCACTTATTTATGACACGTGTGTAGTTTCAGCAgtggaaacaacagaaattaaATGTACGAATAACATAAAATGACTATCAGCAGAGAACTACACAGCATAAAGGATAAACTGAGGTAAATAAGAAAAACCAGGCTGGTATTTCAATAGAAAGACTCATTTCTGTGCGGATTTGCAACAATTGATAATATATAACTAAATAACTTCAAtggcacaacacacactgatCTTAATACCACACTGTAACAGCAAATATGCCGTGCTGAATGTCTGTCTGATTCAACTAACCTTCTTATGGACGCACatgtgaatttaaatgacaAACAGCAGGCTGAGAAAAGTCTAAAAGACCGGAACTGGCTAAAAccaaaaaaggaactttttcATCCTCTCCCTGTGCCACTgtctatttttctttctctgtgtgtgtgttgtaaagtGTCACACAACTaaagaatgaggaaaaaaatccaCCCACCCTTGTAAAATA encodes:
- the gemin7 gene encoding gem-associated protein 7 yields the protein MAVPVSVIRLPKGPDPNSRGFDPNSPRFIALCRTSIPTSIPSDADAEQLQREQKARSQLRENFLRCLLSMTGKKVEFDMHENVKVEATFGASDIDVLNFQVSDLHTPIGVQKEALIRCQDVISYTFEI